The DNA segment GTTCACAGATTATCAAACACCTAACATAGCCCTTGCAGAAGGTCAATTAGATGCTAATTTCTTTCAACATGTTCCATTTTTAAATAAGACTGTAAAAGAAAAAAAATTAGACTTAGACTATACTGTAAAAGTTCATATTGAGCCTATGGGAGTATACTCAAAGAAATTAAAGGACATAAAAGATATAAAAGATGGTGCAGAGATAGCAGTCCCAAATGATCCAACTAATGGTTCAAGAGCTCTTAAAGTTTTACAAAGTGCTGGACTTATAAAGGTTAAGGATGGAGAAATTATTTCCAAACTAGATATTACAGAAAATAAAAAGAATTTAAAAATAACAGAAGTAGATGCACCACAACTTCCAAGAATACTTCCAGATGTAGATGCTGCAGTTATAAACACTAATTTTGCTATTGAAGCAAAATTAAATCCAACAAAAGATGCTTTAGTTCTTGAAGATAAGGATTCACCTTATGCAAATATAATAGCTGTTAGAAAAGAAGATAAGGATAAAAAATATATAAAAGCGTTATCAAAGGTTTTAACTTCACCTGAAATTAAAAAATTTATAGAAGAAAAGTATAAAGGTAGCATAGTGCCAGCTTTTTAAAATTGTAACAAAAATAATCCTAATAGCATTTAATATATTATGATTGCTCTAGAGGTGGTATGATAAAGTGTCAGACATAAACGACTGCAGTCCCAAGGAATTAGCAGCGTTAGCAGCTGTTGTTGCTATTGCTTTATCAGAAAATAAAAATGCAAACGAATTAAATGTTTTAGGAAATTTTATTACAGGTGTAGGATGTATAATATTAATTATAGCTGCTCAGCAGCAGAGTTTAGAATCAATTTTACAGAATAACAACATAAATAATAATTCAAAAAAAAATAATAAAAATTAACGATTTAGAGTATATAAGGATAGTGTATAGTCAAAGATAAGGCTGCAAATTAGGAATTATAAAAGATTCTTAGTTTGTAGTTTTTAATAATTAAAAATGAAAGATACACATGGCTACATTTCAATATACAAAAAATTCTTGAAAAAGTTATCAAAAACCGTTGACAAAATTATCAGAATATTATATTATTATAATAACAAAAACAAAACAATAGTTGCTCCAGTAAAACTTCATTATATCAAAGATTCAATGGAGTTTTAAAAAATATAGGGAGTGATAGAAAGGAGTGAGACCACCAAAAAATTAATTTATTTACCGAGTATTATTAAATCACTAATTTATAGAAAGTGAAGGTACAGACCCATGGGATAGTCAAAAAATTTCTACATTCGTAGATCCTAATTCTTACAATAACCCTAAAGGTTATGTATTCAGTAATTAAAAATTTAGTGAAAATCTCTAAACCTTATAAATAAGTAATTTAGTAAATAAGAGATAAGTTGTTTAAGAGATTTAAAGGTGAATTAGTAAGTGGTAAATAATGATTAATAATTTATTTAATTAGTAGATTAATATATTATTAGAAACACAAGTCATTTAATAATAAAGCTGTAATTAATTATAAGCTTATTAAAAGATTTTAGTTTAATATGTGTAGCTTCAAGGAAGAAATTTTTCTAGGAAGACTATAGGGAAAGGAAGGTTTTAGAATTCAAATAACAGATGAAAGTTTTATGAAAGAATTAGGATCTGCTTAACAACCGATTCATATGTGATTAGGGCATATGTGAATCGGTTGTTTAATTTTTTGTGTTGACTTGCACCTTGGAGATAGGAATATATTATAGTTAACATGTGAATATGTAAAGATAGAAATTATTTAAATTTTACTAATTAAGTCAAATATAAAGAACATATTCATATGTAATATATACGGTGTGGAGGTAGTAAAATGAATATCAAGGAAGCATCTCAAAAGACTGGATTAACTAAAAAAGCTATAAAGTATTATGAGAGCGAGGGGCTTATATGTCCTGAGAAAAATCCAGAAAATAATTATAGAGAATTTGGTAAAGAAGATATAATTAAATTAAATTTAATTGGTGCACTAAGAAATTTAGATATTAGTACAAAAAGCATAAAAGATGTGATGGATGGAGTTAAAACAATTCCAGAGGTTATGAAAGAAAAATTAGAAAAAATACAAAATGAAATAGCAAATCTTCAAAACACTAAAAGTGTTGTACAGAGTTTTTTAGAAAAAGAGTTTGGTGATTATAAAAACGTTGAAGAGGTAGGTAACAGTATAAATAAAT comes from the Haloimpatiens massiliensis genome and includes:
- a CDS encoding MetQ/NlpA family ABC transporter substrate-binding protein; the encoded protein is MKKKICALLGVLFLSTAIIGCGAKAEGDKKSTEGDKDKKEIVVGASPVPHREILEKAGELIKKEGYTIKIVEFTDYQTPNIALAEGQLDANFFQHVPFLNKTVKEKKLDLDYTVKVHIEPMGVYSKKLKDIKDIKDGAEIAVPNDPTNGSRALKVLQSAGLIKVKDGEIISKLDITENKKNLKITEVDAPQLPRILPDVDAAVINTNFAIEAKLNPTKDALVLEDKDSPYANIIAVRKEDKDKKYIKALSKVLTSPEIKKFIEEKYKGSIVPAF